One genomic segment of Oncorhynchus gorbuscha isolate QuinsamMale2020 ecotype Even-year unplaced genomic scaffold, OgorEven_v1.0 Un_scaffold_1534, whole genome shotgun sequence includes these proteins:
- the si:ch211-254p10.2 gene encoding solute carrier family 40 member 1 isoform X1, which produces MSLRADAAQCGGVVVEFESDDIREARARKARSTSGSALIYLRGPKFLIYVSGALSMWGDRMWHFAISVFLIELYGRNLLLTAIFGLVVAGSVLLLGALIGDWVDRNPRNKVAHASLLVQNISVTVCSIVLMLVFLYKQWIESIWDGWLTVVCYTVVIVLADVANLASTALTIAIQRDWIVVITGYNRGHLAGMNATMRRIDQVTNILAPLAVGQVMTLASNVIGCGFILGWNLVSLIVEFIFLSRVYRIVPALSVKPPAPEDGQASLERPAERTEGLVERRGSQVEHSEVVTSAPVLSDDDMCLNLKEISNLPLCFGRFCWLLSTCKDGWRAYYRQDVFLAGMGLAFLYTTVLGFDCITTGYAYTQGISGSLLSLLMGVSAITGLMGTIMFTKLRKAYGLVNTGIISSCLHLCCLLLCVCSVFAPGSPMDLRLLRPFLDANANSTLSAAGGMLEGQRQKHTYPMRGGINQPLLPDRSSIHWTNNTVLFENMPSGMEPDSYISIILLFLGVITARIGLWSFDLTVTQLLQENICESERGVVNGVQSSMNYLMDLLHFIMVISAPQPQHFGILVIISVLFITTGHTMYFLYARKAKRKAAGCLDT; this is translated from the exons ATGTCCCTGCGAGCAGACGCAGCCCAGtgtggaggggtggtggtggagttTGAGTCTGATGACATCAGGGAGGCTCGGGCCAGGAAGGCCAGGAGTACATCAG GGTCAGCCCTCATCTACCTCAGGGGCCCTAAATTCCTGATCTACGTCAGTGGGGCACTGTCCATGTGG GGGGACCGTATGTGGCACTTTGCCATTTCGGTGTTCCTGATCGAGCTGTATGGACGTAACCTGCTGCTGACCGCAATATTCGGCTTGGTGGTGGCGGGGTCAGTGCTGCTGTTAGGGGCGTTGATTGGGGACTGGGTTGACCGCAACCCCAGGAACAAAG TGGCGCATGCATCCTTGTTGGTTCAGAACATTTCAGTGACGGTGTGCAGCATTGTGCTGATGTTGGTCTTCTTATATAAACAGTGGATTGAGAGCATTTGGGATGGCTGGTTAACT GTGGTTTGTTATACGGTGGTGATCGTCCTGGCAGATGTGGCTAACCTAGCAAGCACAGCGCTGACCATCGCCATCCAGAGGGACTGGATTGTGGTTATCACTGGATACAACCGGGGGCACCTCGCCG GGATGAATGCTACCATGCGGCGCATCGATCAGGTGACAAACATCCTGGCCCCGCTGGCGGTGGGACAGGTCATGACCCTGGCCTCCAACGTGATTGGCTGCGGTTTCATCCTGGGCTGGAACCTGGTGTCCCTCATCGTGGAGTTTATCTTCCTGTCCCGGGTCTACCGCATTGTCCCTGCGCTGTCCGTCAAACCACCTGCGCCTGAGGACGGCCAGGCCTCCCTGGAGAGaccagcagagaggacagagggactggtggagaggagggggtcaCAAG tagaGCATAGTGAGGTGGTGACATCagcccctgtcctcagtgatgacGACATGTGCCTGAACCTCAAGGAGATCTCCAACCTGCCTCTGTGTTTTGGACGCTTCTGCTGGCTGCTGAGTACCTGTAAGGACGGCTGGAGGGCCTACTACCGCCAGGATGTCTTCCTGGCTGGGATGGGCTTGGCCTTCCTCTACACAACTGTCCTGGGCTTCGACTGCATCACCACGGGCTACGCCTACACCCAGGGCATCAGTGGCTCCCTGCTCAGTCTGCTGATGGGGGTCTCGGCTATAACAGGCCTCATGGGCACCATCATGTTCACCAAGCTGAGGAAGGCCTACGGTTTAGTCAACACAGGCATCATCTCCAGCTGTCTCCATCTTTGCtgtctgctgctgtgtgtgtgttctgtgttcgcCCCCGGCAGCCCCATGGACCTCCGCCTGCTCAGGCCCTTCCTGGACGCCAACGCCAACTCAACGTTGTCGGCGGCCGGGGGGATGTTGGAGGGCCAGAGGCAGAAACACACCTACCCGATGCGGGGTGGAATTAATCAGCCGCTGCTGCCCGACCGCTCGTCCATCCACTGGACCAACAACACAGTGCTGTTTGAGAATATGCCATCAGGCATGGAGCCAGACTCCTACATCTCTATAATCCTGCTGTTCTTGGGGGTCATCACAGCACGCATCG GTCTGTGGTCCTTTGACCTGACCGTGACCCAGCTGCTTCAGGAGAACATCTGTGAGTCAGAACGTGGTGTGGTCAACGGGGTCCAGAGCTCCATGAACTACTTGATGGACCTTCTCCACTTCATCATGGTCATCTCTGCTCCACAGCCCCAGCACTTTGGCATCCTGGTCATCATCTCTGTACTGTTCATCACCACAGGACACACAATGTACTTCTTATACGCACGCAAAGCCAAGAGGAAAGCTGCTGGATGCCTGGACACGTAG
- the si:ch211-254p10.2 gene encoding solute carrier family 40 member 1 isoform X2, translating to MSLRADAAQCGGVVVEFESDDIREARARKARSTSGSALIYLRGPKFLIYVSGALSMWGDRMWHFAISVFLIELYGRNLLLTAIFGLVVAGSVLLLGALIGDWVDRNPRNKVAHASLLVQNISVTVCSIVLMLVFLYKQWIESIWDGWLTVVCYTVVIVLADVANLASTALTIAIQRDWIVVITGYNRGHLAGMNATMRRIDQVTNILAPLAVGQVMTLASNVIGCGFILGWNLVSLIVEFIFLSRVYRIVPALSVKPPAPEDGQASLERPAERTEGLVERRGSQEHSEVVTSAPVLSDDDMCLNLKEISNLPLCFGRFCWLLSTCKDGWRAYYRQDVFLAGMGLAFLYTTVLGFDCITTGYAYTQGISGSLLSLLMGVSAITGLMGTIMFTKLRKAYGLVNTGIISSCLHLCCLLLCVCSVFAPGSPMDLRLLRPFLDANANSTLSAAGGMLEGQRQKHTYPMRGGINQPLLPDRSSIHWTNNTVLFENMPSGMEPDSYISIILLFLGVITARIGLWSFDLTVTQLLQENICESERGVVNGVQSSMNYLMDLLHFIMVISAPQPQHFGILVIISVLFITTGHTMYFLYARKAKRKAAGCLDT from the exons ATGTCCCTGCGAGCAGACGCAGCCCAGtgtggaggggtggtggtggagttTGAGTCTGATGACATCAGGGAGGCTCGGGCCAGGAAGGCCAGGAGTACATCAG GGTCAGCCCTCATCTACCTCAGGGGCCCTAAATTCCTGATCTACGTCAGTGGGGCACTGTCCATGTGG GGGGACCGTATGTGGCACTTTGCCATTTCGGTGTTCCTGATCGAGCTGTATGGACGTAACCTGCTGCTGACCGCAATATTCGGCTTGGTGGTGGCGGGGTCAGTGCTGCTGTTAGGGGCGTTGATTGGGGACTGGGTTGACCGCAACCCCAGGAACAAAG TGGCGCATGCATCCTTGTTGGTTCAGAACATTTCAGTGACGGTGTGCAGCATTGTGCTGATGTTGGTCTTCTTATATAAACAGTGGATTGAGAGCATTTGGGATGGCTGGTTAACT GTGGTTTGTTATACGGTGGTGATCGTCCTGGCAGATGTGGCTAACCTAGCAAGCACAGCGCTGACCATCGCCATCCAGAGGGACTGGATTGTGGTTATCACTGGATACAACCGGGGGCACCTCGCCG GGATGAATGCTACCATGCGGCGCATCGATCAGGTGACAAACATCCTGGCCCCGCTGGCGGTGGGACAGGTCATGACCCTGGCCTCCAACGTGATTGGCTGCGGTTTCATCCTGGGCTGGAACCTGGTGTCCCTCATCGTGGAGTTTATCTTCCTGTCCCGGGTCTACCGCATTGTCCCTGCGCTGTCCGTCAAACCACCTGCGCCTGAGGACGGCCAGGCCTCCCTGGAGAGaccagcagagaggacagagggactggtggagaggagggggtcaCAAG aGCATAGTGAGGTGGTGACATCagcccctgtcctcagtgatgacGACATGTGCCTGAACCTCAAGGAGATCTCCAACCTGCCTCTGTGTTTTGGACGCTTCTGCTGGCTGCTGAGTACCTGTAAGGACGGCTGGAGGGCCTACTACCGCCAGGATGTCTTCCTGGCTGGGATGGGCTTGGCCTTCCTCTACACAACTGTCCTGGGCTTCGACTGCATCACCACGGGCTACGCCTACACCCAGGGCATCAGTGGCTCCCTGCTCAGTCTGCTGATGGGGGTCTCGGCTATAACAGGCCTCATGGGCACCATCATGTTCACCAAGCTGAGGAAGGCCTACGGTTTAGTCAACACAGGCATCATCTCCAGCTGTCTCCATCTTTGCtgtctgctgctgtgtgtgtgttctgtgttcgcCCCCGGCAGCCCCATGGACCTCCGCCTGCTCAGGCCCTTCCTGGACGCCAACGCCAACTCAACGTTGTCGGCGGCCGGGGGGATGTTGGAGGGCCAGAGGCAGAAACACACCTACCCGATGCGGGGTGGAATTAATCAGCCGCTGCTGCCCGACCGCTCGTCCATCCACTGGACCAACAACACAGTGCTGTTTGAGAATATGCCATCAGGCATGGAGCCAGACTCCTACATCTCTATAATCCTGCTGTTCTTGGGGGTCATCACAGCACGCATCG GTCTGTGGTCCTTTGACCTGACCGTGACCCAGCTGCTTCAGGAGAACATCTGTGAGTCAGAACGTGGTGTGGTCAACGGGGTCCAGAGCTCCATGAACTACTTGATGGACCTTCTCCACTTCATCATGGTCATCTCTGCTCCACAGCCCCAGCACTTTGGCATCCTGGTCATCATCTCTGTACTGTTCATCACCACAGGACACACAATGTACTTCTTATACGCACGCAAAGCCAAGAGGAAAGCTGCTGGATGCCTGGACACGTAG